One genomic window of Muntiacus reevesi chromosome 4, mMunRee1.1, whole genome shotgun sequence includes the following:
- the PFDN5 gene encoding prefoldin subunit 5, whose product MAQSVNITELNLPQLEMLKNQLDQEVEFLSTSIAQLKVVQTKYVEAKDCLNVLKKNNEGKELLVPLTSSMYVPGKLHDVEHVLIDVGTGYYVEKTAEDAKDFFKRKIDFLTKQMEKIQPALQEKHAMKQAVMEMMSQKIQQLTTLGAAQATAKA is encoded by the exons ATGGCGCAGTCGGTTAACATCACCGAGCTGAATTTGCCGCAGCTAGAAATGCTCAAGAACCAGCTGGACCAG GAAGTGGAGTTCTTGTCCACGTCCATTGCCCAGCTCAAGGTGGTTCAGACCAAGTATGTGGAAGCCAAGGACTGTCTGAACGTGTTGAAGAAAAACAACGAGG GGAAAGAATTACTTGTCCCACTGACGAGTTCT ATGTATGTCCCCGGGAAGCTACATGATGTGGAACATGTGCTTATCGATGTGGGAACTGGCTACTATGTAGAGAAG ACAGCTGAGGATGCCAAGGACTTCTTCAAGAGGAAGATAGACTTCCTTACCAAGCAAATGGAAAAAATCCAGCCAGCTCTGCAGGAGAAGCACGCCATGAAACAGG CTGTCATGGAGATGATGAGCCAGAAGATTCAGCAGCTCACAACCCTGGGAGCAGCTCAGGCTACCGCCAAGGCCTGA